Sequence from the Clostridia bacterium genome:
TGCAAAGGGGGCAGGCAAGTTTTATCTTTACAAAAATAGGCTGTAGTTTTTTGATCAAGGGCTGAATAAATAGATTGCTCACCTTTTTTATAATAAGAAATAGCCGTAAAGGGCAAAAACGTCTGTCTTAAAAAAGCCAGCATGGCTTTTCCTATCATCTCCTTTTCACCTTCCACAATAACTAAAGTGGAAGCATTTTGTGCATAAAGATATGCTTGTAATAAAAAAGTGGAACCTAAAGGGTAATCATTAATAATTGAAGAGGTAAATAGTTTCTCCGCTTGCCTAATTAATTGCTCATCTCTGCTTAAATTACCCAATTTTAAAAGATTTAAAATAGCTACCGAATTTCCTGCTGGTAAAGCCCCATCCTCTATTTCACGAGGACGCACTATTAATTTTTCACTATCTTCACCAGTTAAATAAAGACTAGTTTGAGTAGTATTACTAAACAAACATAACATCTTTTGATTAAGGTTTAAGGCTTCCTTTAGATATGCCTGATGATAAGTAGCAATATATAATTCCAAAAGTGCCCAAACCATAAAAGCATAATCATCCAAATAAGCCGGGATAGCAGCTTCATCATGTCGATATCTAGCCAAAAGCCGCCCCTCTTTATTAACTAAATTTTGTTTAAAAAAGGCAAAAGCCTTTTCTGCAGCAGCTAGATAAGTTTTATCCCCCAAAACTCGACCAGCCTTAGCCAAAGCAGCTATCATTAAACCATTCCAGGCGGTTAAAATTTTATTATCTTTAAAGGGAGGCACCCTTTTTTGTCTAGCCTGATAAAGTTTTTCACGCTCTACCTCGAATTCTCGTTCTATTTCTTCTAATTCCGTTTCCGCGGCTGATAAAAGATTTAAGATATTAGACCCCGCAAAATTCCCTTTTTCGGCAAGCCCATAGACATGACAAAATTCTCTACCCCGTTTATCACCTAACACTTTTTTTACTTGCCGAGGTGTCCATAAATAATATTTCCCCTCTTCTCCTTCTGAATCAGCATCAATAGCTGAATAAAAGCCTCCCTCCGGAGCAGTCATTTCTCTAAAAAGATAAGTAAATATTTT
This genomic interval carries:
- a CDS encoding thioredoxin domain-containing protein encodes the protein MERESFEDNEVAEVLNKYFVSIKVDREERPDLDQLYLSFCQIFTGQAGWPLTVFLTPEKKPFFAGTYFPKKNRAGMLGLLDLLKQIAQLWLKEKEKLIMSGETLTKMLYEEYLEKNGDEMSPEFVKQAYQQLVSRFDPLYGGFGGAPKFPTAHRLTFLLHYYYEQGMNEALFMVEKTLKQLYKGGIFDHLGFGFSRYATDRKWLVPHFEKMLYDNALLAIAYLEAYQVTGRELYRKVVKKIFTYLFREMTAPEGGFYSAIDADSEGEEGKYYLWTPRQVKKVLGDKRGREFCHVYGLAEKGNFAGSNILNLLSAAETELEEIEREFEVEREKLYQARQKRVPPFKDNKILTAWNGLMIAALAKAGRVLGDKTYLAAAEKAFAFFKQNLVNKEGRLLARYRHDEAAIPAYLDDYAFMVWALLELYIATYHQAYLKEALNLNQKMLCLFSNTTQTSLYLTGEDSEKLIVRPREIEDGALPAGNSVAILNLLKLGNLSRDEQLIRQAEKLFTSSIINDYPLGSTFLLQAYLYAQNASTLVIVEGEKEMIGKAMLAFLRQTFLPFTAISYYKKGEQSIYSALDQKTTAYFCKDKTCLPPLQELNEFKKIVGIWGKR